Proteins from a single region of Oryza brachyantha chromosome 6, ObraRS2, whole genome shotgun sequence:
- the LOC102717806 gene encoding H/ACA ribonucleoprotein complex subunit 2-like protein — translation MGSDTEAEKKKAPVALAPIAKPLAGKKLCKRTLKLVRRASDAKCLKRGVKEVVKSIRRGQKGLCVIAGNISPIDVITHVPILCEEANIPYVYVPSKEDLATAGTTKRPTCCVLVLTKPAKGELEEEIKEKLKTDYDQVLAEVAEVTSSMF, via the exons atggggagcGACACGGaggcggagaagaagaaggcgccGGTGGCGCTGGCACCCATCGCGAAGCCGCTCGCCGGCAAGAAGCTTTGCAAGAGGACCCTCAAGCTCGTCCGCCGAG CCTCCGACGCCAAGTGCTTGAAGCGAGGGGTCAAGGAGGTCGTCAAGAGCATCCGCCGCGGCCAAAAAGG GTTGTGCGTCATTGCAGGCAACATTTCTCCCATTGATGTGATAACACACGTCCCCATACTCTGCGAAGAAGCCAATATCCCTTATGTATATGTTCCATCGAAAGAG GATCTTGCAACGGCTGGGACCACTAAGAGACCTACCTGTTGTGTATTAGTTCTCACCAAGCCAGCCAAGGGCGAGCTTGAGGAAGAGATCAAGGAGAAACTTAAGACCGACTATGACCAAGTTCTTGCTGAAGTTGCTGAGGTCACATCTTCAATGTTCTGA
- the LOC102705540 gene encoding LRR receptor kinase SERL2-like — protein sequence MEASFVFFFLLLVFVSSSLSTALLSTNGFSTEVQSPIEIKNLLEDPHGVLKSWDKNSVDPCSWAMITCSPDSLVTSLEAPGQHLSGRLAPSIGDLTNLETVFLQNNNITGPIPAQIGKLANLRTLDLSSNKLCGEIPSSVGHLGRLHYLRLNNNTLSGPIPCESANLPHLFFLDLSYNNLSGPIPGSLARRYNLVGNPLICDANREENCYGTAPMPMPMFFF from the exons ATGGAGGCGTCtttcgtcttcttcttcttgctgctcgTGTTCGTCTCGTCCTCCCTTTCCACTGCCCTCCTCTCCACCAATGGCTTCAGCACCGAAG TGCAATCTCCGATTGAGATCAAGAACCTGCTCGAGGACCCCCATGGCGTGCTCAAGAGCTGGGACAAGAACTCCGTCGATCCGTGCAGCTGGGCCATGATCACCTGCTCGCCGGACTCCCTCGTCACTAGCCT GGAAGCCCCAGGCCAGCATCTCTCCGGCCGGCTCGCCCCAAGCATAGGCGACCTGACCAACCTTGAGACTGT ATTCCTGCAGAACAACAACATAACTGGGCCAATCCCAGCACAGATTGGCAAGCTTGCGAACCTCAGGACGCTCGATCTCTCCAGCAACAAATTGTGTGGTGAAATCCCCAGCTCCGTGGGACACCTTGGGAGGCTCCATTACCT GAGGCTCAACAACAACACCCTGTCTGGTCCAATCCCTTGTGAGTCAGCTAACTTGCCACACCTTTTCTTCCT GGATTTGTCATACAACAACCTGAGTGGTCCGATACCGGGATCACTGGCAAGGAGATACAA CCTAGTGGGAAACCCCCTCATCTGCGATGCCAACAGGGAGGAAAATTGCTATGGGACAGCGCCGATGCCGATgccgatgttttttttttaa